The Aureispira anguillae genome contains a region encoding:
- a CDS encoding tail fiber domain-containing protein: MKHISTLVCYFLASNFVLGQFIVGSNCSNCSISTSSTVANSIGTGGLFTFSGSITNNGAGGIRNNNGSIINFGAGGINNTNGNIINSGGAIINAGGNIVNNGGRFINNNLSCLNERVHIDLLGGCNPRALLHNNGTFLITGVDNNFPLGVGVNRLIFTPGRGALVAGGATGNQWNNPVLYSTTFGLDNTPGGERSILGGFNNVVLGTAPSSFTIGEENENGGANSIHAGIRNITVDSSMSSLTLGQDNLNHAPFGIVVGLENTIYGKDSAGISYGRLNIANVAYSLIGGLQNQALDSAYAALTIGELNINRAPRSITGGWQNTATRRAIGGLTLGFGNLNSSEYGLVMGQENIGTSSSKSAFTWGRYNQNNAPYSLLTGNRNIASASALYSAGFGSDNAIRANSCVCAGDDNEIRISASASLVGGTSNEHQAASSAVVGSRNMISSSAVASVNGGQDNTNSGGSTLIVGTFNTVDSSARASLSGGSSNQNSAAYSMLVGDNNQLDVSATGGIGYGDQNQAAGFGVLVGGQQNTVQNGNGSGVIGLQNNLNGGHSWVVGEGNGIIALNALIAGFENTVNQGNNTLVVGRGNTISRSHGVTFGAFNTVDGLSSSVGGQNNNNTGDQVIMAGFANSNTGRNVLIVGDTNTNTGINTIIGGEENTNGAAGVLLAGYLNSNTTAGNYSALWGEENNNTAERAGLLGLNNTNSGINSLLLGEENNNTASQSILSGLNNTNQVQGRASIITGEENDNSGANAVVYGQDNTNTFGNNSIFGGANNNNEAINSVGFGQGNTNQAPHSIVGGTSNDNLTGGDNSALLGLGQENSGANALWAGVNNTNIGNNSGGVGNLHENQSINVWMLGSQNTNATNADNSLIGGSRNINNIGGESSLLMGQRNLNEAAYSFIYGLSNENQGASNGSLLGGERNQNTNGSHVLLTGLNNQNENSNNTLITGEQNNNKNNSHTAFISGRENENDNSPYAIIGGQENTNTNGYASLVGGTKNRNTTYNTFVWGQNIINEGNESLVGGLDNRNKGDFSLVSGRSNFNRAKYTLTGGRSNVNNGQFSIAYGEYVNVNASNSIGIGSNVQVMQPFSVAMGTKVSSSGMAAVAMGINSHASATASIALGDKNYATGTSSVALGSSNTSNNLYTVAIGKGNQVNAYASAAIGENNTITPAASWSISLGKGNTVSGQVNTVAGTNNIVSGIQHTALGADNVINSPMSSFVAGEKCTANGSHAIALGYESQSIGNQSITIGHHNEAIGQECLNIGIYTQTSGRNAAVLGRGFSSSFPLSNPYNNSLAIGFNSDQPTLFVGKSSGPGTTGNVGISRVNPSFDLDVNGITRAGLYLAMSDKQFKSDIKSINEGVLRKLQSVNFVQYLYALTDRQSYGVIAQELQKVFPELVYKDDEGGLSVDYLGLFSLVGAAVNNQESEEKEEIEQLQGELATQQKMLEALQKTVKELQYQQDMCCEQTVTTIDMLLEEEIERAILFQNIPNPANSKTWIGAYIPQIKASAKIIVFDMEGRIVHEFNDLQEGKNDLSLNRNQLPSGVYFYILFIDGEPIDNKKLTFIHD; this comes from the coding sequence ATGAAACATATAAGTACACTAGTTTGCTATTTTTTAGCAAGTAATTTTGTGTTGGGTCAGTTTATTGTAGGTTCTAATTGTTCTAACTGTTCAATCTCTACAAGTTCAACAGTTGCAAATTCTATTGGAACAGGAGGCTTGTTCACTTTTTCAGGAAGTATCACTAATAATGGTGCGGGAGGAATTAGAAATAATAATGGAAGTATTATAAATTTTGGAGCAGGGGGAATAAATAATACAAATGGAAATATTATTAATTCAGGAGGTGCAATTATTAATGCTGGTGGAAATATAGTTAACAATGGAGGTCGTTTTATCAATAATAATTTGAGTTGTTTAAATGAAAGAGTTCATATTGACCTATTAGGAGGATGTAATCCTAGAGCTTTATTACACAATAATGGAACTTTTCTTATTACTGGTGTCGATAATAACTTCCCTTTAGGTGTAGGAGTGAACCGTTTAATTTTTACTCCAGGAAGAGGAGCCTTAGTAGCAGGTGGAGCGACGGGGAATCAATGGAATAATCCTGTACTTTATTCTACAACTTTTGGGTTAGACAATACGCCTGGCGGAGAACGTTCCATTTTGGGGGGATTTAATAATGTTGTTTTAGGCACTGCTCCCTCTTCATTTACAATTGGAGAAGAAAACGAAAATGGAGGAGCCAATAGTATCCATGCTGGGATTCGAAACATAACCGTGGATTCCTCTATGTCATCGTTGACCTTAGGACAAGATAATTTGAATCATGCTCCTTTTGGCATTGTTGTAGGGCTTGAAAATACAATTTATGGAAAAGATTCAGCAGGGATAAGTTATGGTCGATTAAATATTGCGAATGTAGCCTATAGTTTAATTGGTGGATTACAGAATCAAGCTTTAGATTCTGCTTATGCTGCTCTTACGATTGGAGAACTTAACATAAACAGAGCACCAAGGAGTATTACAGGTGGATGGCAAAATACAGCCACTCGTAGAGCAATTGGAGGTTTAACACTAGGATTTGGAAATCTTAACAGCTCAGAGTATGGGCTTGTAATGGGGCAAGAAAATATAGGCACATCAAGTTCTAAAAGCGCATTTACATGGGGACGATACAATCAAAATAATGCACCTTATTCTTTATTAACAGGAAACCGAAATATAGCTTCTGCCTCTGCTTTATATTCTGCAGGATTTGGGAGTGATAATGCAATTAGAGCTAATTCCTGTGTTTGTGCAGGAGATGATAATGAAATAAGAATTTCAGCCTCTGCTTCTTTGGTAGGAGGGACATCAAACGAACATCAAGCAGCAAGTAGTGCAGTTGTTGGATCTAGAAATATGATTTCGTCCTCTGCGGTCGCTTCTGTGAATGGAGGACAAGATAATACCAATTCGGGGGGGAGTACACTTATTGTTGGAACATTTAATACGGTTGATTCCTCTGCTAGAGCATCTCTTAGTGGTGGTTCCTCCAATCAAAATAGTGCTGCTTATAGTATGCTAGTAGGAGATAATAATCAACTTGATGTTAGCGCAACAGGAGGAATAGGATATGGTGATCAAAACCAAGCAGCTGGCTTTGGAGTTTTAGTTGGAGGACAGCAAAACACCGTTCAAAATGGAAATGGATCAGGTGTAATTGGATTGCAGAATAATCTGAATGGTGGACATAGTTGGGTGGTAGGAGAAGGAAACGGGATTATTGCCTTGAATGCATTAATAGCAGGTTTTGAAAATACCGTTAATCAAGGAAATAATACTTTGGTAGTTGGACGTGGTAATACGATTAGTCGATCGCATGGGGTCACTTTTGGTGCTTTTAATACCGTAGATGGCTTATCATCAAGTGTTGGAGGTCAAAATAATAACAATACTGGAGATCAGGTTATAATGGCTGGTTTTGCGAATAGTAATACTGGCAGAAATGTATTGATCGTTGGAGATACCAATACGAATACAGGAATCAATACGATTATAGGAGGAGAAGAAAATACCAATGGCGCGGCTGGAGTTTTATTAGCTGGTTATCTTAATAGCAATACTACTGCTGGTAACTATTCTGCTCTATGGGGAGAGGAAAACAACAATACAGCTGAACGAGCAGGGCTATTGGGTTTAAATAATACGAATAGCGGTATTAATAGTTTATTGCTTGGAGAAGAAAATAACAATACGGCGTCTCAAAGTATTCTTTCAGGATTAAATAATACCAATCAAGTTCAGGGACGAGCTTCTATTATAACGGGAGAGGAAAATGACAACTCTGGAGCCAATGCAGTTGTGTATGGTCAGGATAATACCAATACTTTTGGCAATAACAGTATTTTCGGAGGAGCTAATAACAACAACGAAGCTATCAATTCTGTAGGTTTTGGTCAGGGGAATACGAATCAAGCACCACATTCTATTGTTGGTGGTACAAGTAATGATAATCTGACAGGTGGGGATAATTCAGCGCTTTTGGGGTTAGGACAGGAAAATTCTGGGGCTAATGCTTTATGGGCAGGAGTAAACAATACCAATATAGGAAATAATTCAGGTGGTGTGGGCAATTTACACGAAAATCAATCCATCAATGTATGGATGTTGGGAAGCCAAAATACGAATGCTACGAATGCTGATAATAGCCTTATTGGAGGATCAAGAAATATCAATAATATAGGTGGTGAAAGTAGTCTGCTAATGGGACAGCGCAATCTTAACGAAGCTGCATATAGTTTTATTTATGGCTTATCGAATGAGAATCAAGGAGCCTCTAATGGAAGTTTATTAGGCGGAGAACGCAATCAGAATACCAATGGAAGCCATGTGTTACTGACTGGTCTAAACAATCAAAATGAGAATAGTAATAATACGCTGATAACAGGAGAGCAGAATAACAATAAAAATAATAGTCATACAGCTTTTATTTCAGGACGAGAGAATGAAAATGATAATAGTCCTTATGCCATTATTGGAGGACAGGAAAATACGAATACAAATGGGTATGCTTCGCTAGTGGGAGGAACAAAGAATCGCAATACTACATACAATACTTTTGTTTGGGGACAGAATATTATCAATGAAGGGAATGAGTCTTTGGTTGGTGGTTTAGACAATAGAAATAAGGGCGATTTTTCTCTTGTATCAGGACGAAGTAATTTCAATAGAGCAAAGTATACACTCACGGGAGGGCGGAGTAATGTCAACAATGGTCAATTCTCTATTGCCTATGGAGAATATGTGAATGTGAATGCTTCCAATTCTATCGGGATAGGTTCGAATGTACAGGTCATGCAGCCTTTTAGTGTAGCAATGGGGACTAAAGTTTCTTCTAGTGGTATGGCGGCTGTTGCTATGGGAATTAATAGTCATGCATCTGCTACGGCAAGTATTGCTTTAGGTGATAAGAATTATGCAACAGGCACGAGTAGTGTCGCATTGGGATCGTCTAATACCAGTAATAATCTTTATACAGTTGCTATAGGAAAAGGAAATCAGGTAAATGCTTACGCAAGTGCTGCTATAGGAGAAAATAATACAATTACACCAGCAGCAAGCTGGTCTATATCTTTGGGCAAGGGGAATACAGTTTCTGGACAGGTTAATACTGTAGCAGGTACTAATAATATTGTGAGTGGTATACAGCACACCGCATTAGGTGCAGATAATGTAATAAATAGTCCTATGAGTAGCTTTGTTGCAGGAGAAAAATGTACGGCAAATGGTTCTCATGCCATTGCTTTAGGCTACGAATCTCAGTCTATTGGTAATCAATCTATAACTATTGGGCACCATAACGAAGCGATAGGACAAGAATGTCTTAATATAGGCATTTATACACAAACAAGTGGTCGGAATGCCGCAGTTCTTGGACGTGGTTTTAGTTCAAGTTTTCCTCTAAGTAATCCTTATAACAATAGTCTTGCAATTGGCTTTAACAGTGATCAACCTACACTATTTGTTGGAAAGAGTTCTGGTCCTGGAACGACAGGAAATGTTGGTATTTCTCGCGTGAACCCTTCTTTTGATTTAGATGTGAATGGTATTACTCGTGCGGGATTGTATTTGGCGATGTCAGACAAGCAGTTCAAATCAGATATCAAATCTATAAATGAAGGGGTACTCAGAAAGTTGCAATCTGTAAACTTTGTTCAATATCTATATGCGTTAACGGATCGTCAATCATACGGTGTTATTGCACAAGAACTTCAAAAGGTCTTCCCTGAGTTGGTCTACAAAGATGATGAAGGGGGATTATCTGTGGATTATTTGGGGTTGTTTTCTCTTGTGGGGGCAGCTGTAAATAATCAAGAATCAGAAGAGAAGGAAGAAATAGAACAATTACAAGGGGAATTGGCAACACAACAGAAAATGTTAGAAGCACTTCAAAAAACAGTCAAAGAATTGCAATACCAACAAGATATGTGCTGTGAACAAACAGTAACAACCATAGACATGCTATTAGAAGAGGAAATAGAACGAGCCATTCTGTTTCAGAATATTCCTAATCCCGCAAACTCAAAAACATGGATAGGCGCTTATATTCCTCAAATAAAAGCGTCTGCCAAGATTATTGTCTTTGATATGGAAGGGCGTATTGTTCATGAATTTAATGACTTACAAGAAGGCAAAAATGACTTATCTCTAAATCGTAATCAATTACCATCAGGTGTTTACTTCTACATCCTTTTTATTGATGGAGAACCAATAGATAATAAGAAACTTACATTTATTCACGACTAA
- a CDS encoding gliding motility-associated C-terminal domain-containing protein, whose product MYHQIAFAQPCNLSTITPGLTYNSSNTLCEGNDIEFTIVIPNLPGGCIVDEYHLGTPNGIVYPIAPTYTVQNAPSGDYDATFTIVDDGSLTCPCTGNVSVPSSNVITINEIPSAPQITGNTTACVGEQVFLDAQTIISSNNYQFYWYGTVTGTPLTPSGPVLYQGQQFNTPPIMNSGVSYYVTVKDGVCESPATQHTIIPVSVTAPVLALSNPVTACTGQSVQLGINATLLDSNEVAHWFADAGGNNLLHVGNVFNTPPLVTATTFYVRIVNYIHDCRSSIVAANTISIQNIPSPVAPTVINDCLGKRATLTGTPQQLNGALQWYDDLNGQPNYLLSLGNIFVTDTLLGTQTYYVQEVTPDGCMSPVTPISLVANALPTVPSIVSNTPICEGDNLTLGLGSSALGVNTSWTGPNSFQSNFQQDTIYNVNIVQHQGNYILSAQDNLTGCIDNDTLSVFIHPQPMTPTIIGDFDQCIGDSLILTATPIGNASYTWSYPNSTTTSSTNTLSFVVDSTHQGIVSVIAIVNTCSSEVATQNITVYTPPVAVAISNSPICLGDPLLLDATALNGATYYWVSNNAYTSTEQSNTIHNLDQGQSTYIVAVSKNGCTSFDTIQVMVNGLPSVGQFFVPNPYIVCEGETVNLTSNISTVFVGSWTGPNGFNSESVDTTISATISSIHTGNYNFNVQENGTGCSNDTLISVLVLPKPVSPTLATSSPVCAGEVLDLFVQGANANTTYTWTDPQGNTFLGADTLISSATNTDAGIYKVIASKNGCTSESSSMNIEVHSLPVLSISSDTTIEEGESLMLRALGASFYEWKSSASVINILNPYSAVTELSPVDLNGQLSPNIFPIELEGTNALGCSNTDTLYLTVKKRSGVMVYNTFTPNGDGVNETFSIDFIQNLDDHFVQIFDKSGVIVWQTSDYSFNEWDGTYQGSAQKAPTGAYYYYIKSDTFEQKGGIMLLRNKS is encoded by the coding sequence GTGTATCATCAAATAGCATTTGCTCAACCATGTAATCTCAGTACTATTACACCAGGATTGACGTATAATTCATCAAATACCTTGTGCGAGGGAAATGATATTGAGTTTACAATTGTTATTCCCAATCTACCAGGAGGTTGTATTGTAGATGAATACCACTTAGGAACTCCTAATGGTATCGTATATCCAATTGCACCGACTTATACCGTACAAAACGCACCATCAGGAGATTATGATGCGACATTTACCATTGTAGATGATGGATCGCTGACCTGCCCTTGTACAGGAAACGTATCAGTACCATCCTCTAATGTTATTACGATTAATGAAATTCCTAGTGCACCACAAATAACCGGAAATACAACTGCATGCGTTGGAGAGCAAGTGTTCTTAGATGCACAAACGATTATATCATCGAATAATTATCAATTTTATTGGTATGGAACAGTTACGGGGACACCATTGACGCCAAGTGGTCCTGTTTTATATCAAGGGCAGCAATTTAATACACCTCCAATTATGAATAGCGGTGTGAGTTACTATGTAACAGTAAAAGATGGTGTATGTGAAAGCCCTGCTACGCAACATACAATTATACCAGTTTCTGTAACAGCTCCAGTGCTAGCACTTTCAAATCCTGTAACTGCCTGCACTGGTCAGAGCGTACAATTAGGAATTAATGCAACACTTTTAGATTCTAATGAGGTTGCCCATTGGTTTGCCGATGCAGGAGGGAACAATTTACTTCATGTTGGCAATGTCTTTAATACGCCACCATTAGTGACAGCAACAACATTTTATGTTCGAATAGTGAATTATATTCATGATTGCCGAAGTAGTATTGTCGCAGCGAATACAATTAGTATACAGAATATTCCGAGTCCAGTAGCCCCTACCGTTATTAATGACTGCTTGGGAAAACGAGCAACTCTGACGGGGACTCCTCAACAACTGAATGGCGCTTTGCAGTGGTATGATGATTTAAATGGGCAACCAAATTATTTATTAAGCCTTGGAAATATTTTTGTTACAGATACCTTATTAGGGACGCAAACGTATTATGTACAAGAGGTAACTCCTGATGGTTGTATGTCACCAGTAACTCCTATCTCATTAGTTGCAAACGCATTACCAACGGTTCCATCAATAGTAAGTAATACACCCATTTGCGAAGGTGATAATTTGACCTTAGGGTTAGGAAGTAGTGCATTAGGAGTAAATACTTCTTGGACTGGACCAAACAGTTTCCAATCTAATTTCCAGCAAGATACAATCTACAATGTTAATATAGTTCAACATCAGGGGAACTATATTTTATCTGCACAAGATAATTTGACGGGGTGTATAGATAACGATACACTTTCTGTCTTTATCCATCCACAACCTATGACTCCTACTATAATTGGAGATTTTGATCAATGCATAGGAGATTCCTTAATCCTTACTGCTACACCAATTGGTAATGCAAGTTATACATGGTCGTACCCTAACAGTACAACAACGTCAAGCACTAACACCTTAAGTTTTGTTGTAGATTCTACCCATCAAGGAATAGTTTCGGTAATTGCCATTGTCAACACCTGTTCTTCGGAAGTTGCAACCCAAAATATTACAGTATATACTCCACCAGTAGCAGTTGCAATTAGTAATTCTCCGATTTGCTTGGGCGATCCACTTTTGTTAGATGCGACAGCTTTAAACGGAGCAACTTATTACTGGGTAAGTAATAATGCTTATACTTCTACAGAACAAAGTAATACAATTCATAACTTGGATCAAGGACAGTCTACATATATCGTAGCAGTTTCAAAGAACGGTTGCACTTCGTTTGATACTATTCAAGTCATGGTTAATGGTTTGCCTTCTGTAGGGCAATTCTTTGTGCCGAATCCATATATAGTTTGTGAAGGCGAAACCGTGAATTTAACGTCTAATATATCAACTGTTTTTGTGGGGAGTTGGACTGGACCAAACGGATTTAATAGTGAATCAGTGGATACAACTATTAGTGCCACGATTAGTAGTATTCATACTGGAAATTATAATTTTAATGTTCAAGAAAATGGTACGGGATGTTCAAATGATACATTAATTAGTGTTCTTGTTTTACCCAAACCAGTAAGCCCTACACTTGCTACTTCGAGTCCTGTTTGTGCAGGTGAAGTATTAGATTTATTTGTACAAGGAGCCAATGCAAATACAACTTATACATGGACCGATCCCCAAGGAAATACTTTTTTGGGAGCAGATACATTAATAAGCTCAGCTACTAATACTGATGCAGGAATATATAAGGTTATTGCTTCAAAGAATGGTTGTACTTCTGAATCAAGTTCCATGAATATAGAAGTACATTCTCTACCTGTATTAAGCATTTCTTCGGATACTACGATAGAGGAAGGAGAATCTTTGATGCTTCGTGCTTTAGGAGCGAGTTTCTATGAATGGAAATCATCAGCTTCAGTAATAAATATTCTTAATCCTTATAGTGCTGTTACTGAGCTTTCTCCTGTTGATCTGAATGGTCAATTAAGTCCTAATATTTTTCCAATTGAATTAGAGGGAACAAATGCGTTGGGATGTTCTAATACAGATACATTGTATTTGACAGTAAAAAAACGTTCAGGTGTTATGGTCTATAATACTTTTACCCCGAATGGTGATGGCGTAAATGAGACTTTTTCTATCGACTTTATTCAAAACTTAGATGATCATTTCGTACAAATCTTCGATAAATCAGGAGTGATAGTTTGGCAGACCAGTGATTATTCCTTCAACGAATGGGATGGTACATATCAAGGAAGTGCTCAGAAAGCACCAACAGGAGCTTATTATTACTATATTAAATCAGATACTTTTGAACAAAAAGGGGGCATTATGCTACTCCGAAATAAGTCTTAA
- a CDS encoding PorP/SprF family type IX secretion system membrane protein: protein MKRYIVYTLIFVSIYSTNLFGQHDAATNHYWITPSVLNPALIGLVNDTTINISASLSDYWVAMPEAPQTISAILEVPFPNKKIALGAFFRQEKHFLIKETRGQLTFNYEFPFPKIKSEFRLGLGVGFLENRIDFSRASVKATNDPLVLNSIQSQLAFHLAMAVAFRHKKLRIGMTIPYLITSKSSRVGSFLYGNNNINTTSFQKPLMLSFYVRQALLPKEISKNIHELDIAVVTNIPVVPLTENPYDIRLNVIYQIQNFDKNNDKKTVTKALRFTRFSVGAGLGVAWKNNESLEEKKANAVGSALFGVEMNNFFEVNYSFGINSRLSTLGTTHEIICKIYIDPQRKSNAIKKNREDILLLRNEINDQLNIIRTEHKKLKEKIEAINFVQKTEISLLKEALEKLQNDIEDLKNMKVSKPDLKQEIKDMEKNIQEWIKALRQQVNITVPPSSLN, encoded by the coding sequence ATGAAACGATACATTGTATATACCCTTATTTTTGTAAGTATTTATTCAACCAATCTCTTTGGGCAGCATGATGCAGCAACTAATCATTATTGGATTACTCCATCAGTTCTAAATCCTGCTTTAATTGGTTTAGTTAATGATACTACAATCAATATTTCAGCAAGTTTATCAGATTATTGGGTTGCAATGCCTGAGGCTCCTCAAACTATTAGTGCAATATTAGAGGTACCTTTCCCTAATAAAAAAATTGCTTTAGGAGCATTTTTTAGGCAAGAGAAACACTTCTTAATTAAAGAAACAAGAGGACAACTTACATTTAACTATGAATTTCCTTTTCCAAAGATAAAATCTGAATTTAGGTTGGGATTGGGAGTAGGTTTTTTAGAGAATAGAATAGATTTTTCAAGAGCGAGTGTAAAGGCAACAAATGATCCACTTGTTTTGAATAGTATTCAGAGCCAACTGGCTTTTCATCTAGCAATGGCAGTTGCTTTTCGACATAAAAAACTTCGGATAGGGATGACTATTCCTTATCTGATTACCTCTAAAAGTAGTAGAGTAGGATCTTTTTTATATGGAAACAACAACATAAATACCACTTCTTTTCAAAAACCACTAATGCTTTCTTTTTATGTTAGACAAGCGCTTTTACCAAAAGAAATTAGTAAAAATATTCATGAATTAGATATTGCAGTCGTTACCAATATTCCTGTAGTCCCACTGACAGAAAATCCATATGATATTCGATTAAATGTTATTTATCAAATTCAAAACTTTGATAAAAATAACGATAAAAAAACGGTTACAAAAGCATTGCGTTTTACTAGATTTTCAGTAGGAGCTGGCTTGGGTGTAGCTTGGAAAAATAATGAATCACTAGAAGAGAAAAAAGCAAATGCTGTGGGGAGTGCTTTATTTGGTGTTGAAATGAACAATTTCTTTGAAGTTAATTACTCGTTTGGTATAAATAGTCGTCTCTCTACACTTGGTACAACACATGAAATAATATGTAAGATATATATTGATCCTCAAAGAAAAAGTAATGCTATAAAGAAGAATAGAGAAGATATTCTTCTCTTAAGAAATGAAATAAACGATCAATTAAATATCATTAGGACAGAACATAAAAAGCTAAAAGAAAAAATAGAGGCTATTAATTTTGTTCAAAAAACAGAAATATCTTTATTAAAAGAAGCACTGGAGAAGTTACAGAATGATATTGAAGATTTAAAAAACATGAAAGTTTCTAAGCCAGATTTAAAGCAAGAAATCAAAGATATGGAAAAGAACATACAGGAATGGATTAAAGCTTTAAGACAACAAGTTAATATTACGGTACCTCCAAGTTCGTTAAATTAA
- a CDS encoding T9SS type A sorting domain-containing protein translates to MRLDMRKTTASLIIKYIPFKLLWGIILLGTIPTIAQVPTGYTLTKEASGVKLYHNSLEGYVHIIDLSKGAKLESMLGNEDGKLYTNTISYNKYKKRNLDEFWQDLRAEQGSHAFSIVNGSFYGLDTSSAAAMSFPVKHRGAVKTIGFGNNEPFLKSMLKIEHDRAQIIDYNGSNPSVIESDSASNIIVGLKIGQKNPLIPLRRTYIGVGGNWSEDGYSQIYILTSVNLTASRAENILQDFGTIHAMAFDGHWSTQVCLEGLSMYSIDRPVPHAISIIAAPADKTCTIQNNDVLPICGTTTNCDSSIYIGGVIQATAAIDGDQIIFEISKCNGTLFSADGPFYIRQDICNSNENYLVGGTYQAGQHSFIAKADIPNHFESSCKTYYVTINPGAKYTTGGIKICLQSIGSHLSDVASILGDTTNVSNHYLNTPLEVKLIPNPTDGDFSVSVKNATKTIELELFNNMGLRLFRKELPAGESLFTFDNTINLSPGVYWVLLTENHIPLQRRKLIVK, encoded by the coding sequence ATGAGACTCGATATGCGAAAAACAACTGCAAGCCTAATCATCAAGTACATCCCATTTAAGCTACTTTGGGGTATAATTTTGCTTGGAACGATCCCTACTATTGCTCAAGTTCCCACGGGATACACATTAACAAAAGAAGCTTCTGGTGTTAAATTATACCATAATTCATTGGAAGGTTATGTCCACATCATCGATTTGTCCAAAGGAGCAAAACTAGAATCCATGTTAGGAAACGAAGATGGTAAGCTTTATACGAACACTATAAGCTATAACAAATATAAGAAGCGGAATCTTGACGAATTTTGGCAAGATTTAAGGGCAGAGCAAGGAAGCCATGCCTTTTCAATCGTAAATGGTAGCTTTTATGGTCTCGATACTTCAAGTGCTGCGGCTATGTCCTTTCCCGTAAAACACAGAGGAGCAGTTAAAACAATAGGTTTTGGAAATAACGAACCCTTTCTAAAGTCCATGCTAAAAATTGAACATGATCGGGCTCAAATTATAGATTATAATGGGTCAAATCCCAGTGTCATTGAATCTGATTCCGCTTCTAATATCATTGTTGGGTTAAAAATCGGACAAAAGAATCCATTAATACCTCTAAGAAGGACCTATATCGGAGTTGGAGGCAATTGGAGTGAAGATGGATATTCCCAAATTTATATTTTGACCAGCGTCAATTTAACAGCCTCAAGGGCAGAGAATATTCTACAAGATTTTGGCACTATTCACGCAATGGCATTTGATGGTCATTGGTCGACACAGGTTTGTTTAGAAGGGCTTTCTATGTATTCAATAGATCGCCCAGTGCCTCATGCGATTAGCATTATTGCAGCTCCAGCGGATAAAACATGCACCATTCAAAACAATGATGTATTGCCTATTTGTGGAACAACAACAAACTGCGATAGTTCTATTTATATAGGAGGTGTAATTCAAGCAACAGCTGCAATTGATGGGGATCAAATCATCTTTGAAATTTCTAAATGTAATGGTACGCTATTTAGTGCTGATGGACCGTTTTATATCCGTCAAGATATTTGCAATAGTAATGAAAACTATTTAGTAGGTGGTACCTACCAGGCAGGACAACATAGTTTCATAGCAAAAGCCGACATCCCCAATCATTTTGAATCTTCGTGTAAAACATATTATGTCACAATTAATCCAGGTGCCAAATATACAACAGGAGGAATCAAAATTTGCCTACAGTCCATTGGAAGCCATTTATCTGATGTTGCATCAATACTTGGTGATACAACAAATGTCTCAAATCATTATCTCAACACCCCACTTGAGGTAAAATTAATCCCTAACCCTACCGATGGGGACTTTTCTGTCTCTGTAAAAAACGCTACAAAGACTATAGAATTAGAACTATTTAACAACATGGGGCTGCGGCTTTTTAGAAAAGAACTACCTGCGGGAGAATCACTTTTTACTTTTGATAATACAATAAATCTTTCCCCTGGTGTCTATTGGGTCTTATTAACAGAAAATCATATTCCTTTGCAAAGGAGAAAATTGATAGTTAAGTGA